One Actinosynnema pretiosum DNA segment encodes these proteins:
- a CDS encoding protein-glutamate methylesterase/protein-glutamine glutaminase, with the protein MISVLVVDDSVVIRRLVADVLSADPNIRVVGTAANGKIALTKIDQLQPDIITLDVEMPIMDGVTTVRELRKKHPRLPVIMFSTLTSVGADATLAALAAGASDYVTKPANVGSISESISSVREQLLPRIHALCGRPKLPPPPTRRGPVGAPPVGGPPARPGTPARPGAQPPARTGAPVGRGPGRSSAPGIPGGHNRVDVLAIGSSTGGPEALRVVLSELPANLPVPVVVVQHMPPVFTAMLAQRLDAGCKVKVVEATAGTPLRPGTVYLAPGDKHLEVVRAGTNVQTKLHNGPQENHCRPAVDVLFRSVASVYGGNVLAVVLTGMGHDGRAGAQVLRAKGARIAAQDEFSSVVWGMPGSVVEAGLADEVLPLSDMTGYILSQLPDRVAATAPGVA; encoded by the coding sequence GTGATCTCGGTTCTGGTGGTCGACGATTCGGTGGTCATCCGACGACTGGTCGCCGACGTGCTCAGCGCGGACCCGAACATCCGCGTGGTGGGCACGGCGGCGAACGGCAAGATCGCCCTGACGAAGATCGACCAGCTCCAGCCTGACATCATCACGCTGGACGTCGAGATGCCGATCATGGACGGTGTCACCACCGTCCGGGAGCTGCGCAAGAAGCACCCGCGCCTGCCCGTCATCATGTTCAGCACGCTGACCAGCGTCGGGGCGGACGCCACCCTGGCCGCCCTCGCCGCGGGCGCCAGCGACTACGTCACCAAGCCCGCCAACGTGGGCAGCATCTCCGAATCGATCTCCAGCGTGCGCGAGCAGCTGCTGCCGCGCATCCACGCCCTGTGCGGGCGTCCCAAGCTCCCCCCGCCGCCCACCAGGCGCGGCCCGGTGGGCGCTCCCCCGGTCGGCGGCCCGCCCGCCCGACCCGGCACGCCCGCGAGGCCCGGCGCCCAGCCGCCCGCCCGCACGGGCGCCCCGGTCGGCCGCGGCCCCGGCAGGTCCTCCGCTCCCGGAATCCCCGGCGGTCACAACCGCGTCGACGTGCTGGCCATCGGCTCGTCCACGGGTGGACCCGAGGCGCTCCGCGTGGTGCTCTCCGAGCTGCCCGCGAACCTCCCGGTCCCCGTGGTGGTCGTCCAGCACATGCCCCCGGTCTTCACGGCGATGCTCGCGCAGCGCCTGGACGCGGGGTGCAAGGTCAAGGTCGTCGAGGCGACCGCGGGCACGCCCCTGCGTCCCGGCACGGTCTACCTCGCTCCGGGTGACAAGCACCTGGAAGTGGTCAGGGCGGGCACGAACGTGCAGACCAAGCTGCACAACGGCCCGCAGGAGAACCACTGCCGTCCCGCCGTGGACGTGCTCTTCCGCTCGGTCGCCTCGGTCTACGGCGGGAACGTCCTGGCCGTGGTGCTGACCGGGATGGGGCACGACGGCAGGGCGGGCGCACAGGTACTCCGGGCCAAGGGCGCCCGGATCGCCGCACAGGACGAGTTCAGCTCGGTCGTGTGGGGAATGCCCGGCTCGGTCGTGGAGGCGGGGTTGGCCGACGAGGTCCTGCCCCTGTCCGACATGACCGGATACATCCTCTCCCAGCTCCCCGATCGGGTAGCTGCCACAGCTCCGGGAGTGGCGTAG
- a CDS encoding methyl-accepting chemotaxis protein, with protein sequence MATSTTYEPGREPSKRSALSRLLADRSVNSKILTAVGLSAVVAVVVGVQGLLSLNSSAANANGMADNARALNSLNMVVDRTESGYKSILKSLITSDATETQTNLDNAGKAFATAKGYFADYSAGSDTSPEDKKLFASTLDQLVVKLNGTMKDAALGNNAEAGYALYNSDLRPVIAVLDDTMAKLRDKEVSDVTSGTEAIASEQSKSFWTEISVLVVGLALALGLALYIARLITGSLREVSGALEAVADGDLTQRVAVRSNDEVGVMAASLNRASDAMQDTVRAIGRSANSLEDSAQGLAAVATQVAAAAEETSAQAGVVASASDQVSRNVQTVATGSEEMGASIREIAQNANEAARVASQAVTVAETTNSTVSKLGQSSVEIGNVVKVITSIAEQTNLLALNATIEAARAGDAGKGFAVVANEVKDLAQETAKATEDISRRVELIQADTSNAVSAIGEIGEIISQINSFQLTIASAVEEQTATTAEMNRSVSDAAGGVGEIASNIQGVATAAESTTASVTETSRASEGLARLSAELQEQVSRFKV encoded by the coding sequence ATGGCCACCTCCACGACCTACGAGCCCGGCCGTGAGCCGTCGAAGCGCTCAGCACTGTCCCGGCTGCTGGCCGACCGCAGCGTCAACTCCAAGATCCTGACCGCCGTCGGCCTGTCCGCGGTCGTCGCGGTGGTCGTGGGCGTGCAGGGCCTGCTGTCGCTGAACAGCTCGGCCGCGAACGCCAACGGCATGGCGGACAACGCCAGGGCGCTCAACTCGCTGAACATGGTCGTCGACCGCACCGAGAGCGGCTACAAGAGCATCCTCAAGTCGCTGATCACCTCGGATGCGACCGAGACCCAGACCAACCTGGACAACGCGGGCAAGGCGTTCGCCACGGCCAAGGGCTACTTCGCGGACTACAGCGCGGGCAGCGACACCTCGCCGGAGGACAAGAAGCTGTTCGCCAGCACCCTGGACCAGCTGGTCGTGAAGCTCAACGGCACCATGAAGGACGCCGCGCTGGGCAACAACGCGGAGGCCGGGTACGCGCTCTACAACAGCGACCTGCGCCCGGTCATCGCGGTGCTGGACGACACCATGGCCAAGCTGCGCGACAAGGAGGTCTCGGACGTCACCTCGGGCACCGAGGCGATCGCCAGCGAGCAGTCCAAGAGCTTCTGGACCGAGATCAGCGTGCTGGTCGTCGGCCTGGCGCTGGCCCTGGGCCTGGCGCTGTACATCGCCCGGCTGATCACCGGCTCGCTGCGCGAGGTGTCCGGCGCCCTGGAGGCGGTCGCGGACGGCGACCTGACCCAGCGGGTGGCGGTGCGCTCGAACGACGAGGTCGGCGTCATGGCCGCCTCGCTGAACCGGGCCTCGGACGCGATGCAGGACACCGTGCGGGCGATCGGCCGCAGCGCGAACTCGCTGGAGGACTCGGCGCAGGGCCTGGCCGCCGTCGCGACGCAGGTCGCCGCCGCGGCCGAGGAGACCTCGGCGCAGGCCGGTGTGGTCGCCTCCGCCTCGGACCAGGTCTCGCGCAACGTGCAGACCGTGGCCACCGGCTCGGAGGAGATGGGCGCGTCGATCCGCGAGATCGCGCAGAACGCGAACGAGGCGGCGCGCGTCGCCAGCCAGGCCGTGACCGTGGCCGAGACCACCAACAGCACCGTGTCGAAGCTGGGCCAGTCGTCGGTGGAGATCGGCAACGTGGTCAAGGTGATCACCTCGATCGCCGAGCAGACCAACCTGCTGGCCCTGAACGCCACGATCGAGGCCGCGCGCGCCGGTGACGCGGGCAAGGGCTTCGCGGTCGTCGCGAACGAGGTCAAGGACCTGGCGCAGGAGACCGCGAAGGCCACCGAGGACATCTCGCGCCGGGTGGAGCTGATCCAGGCGGACACCTCGAACGCGGTGAGCGCGATCGGCGAGATCGGCGAGATCATCAGCCAGATCAACAGCTTCCAGCTGACCATCGCCTCGGCGGTGGAGGAGCAGACCGCGACCACGGCCGAGATGAACCGCAGCGTCAGCGACGCGGCGGGCGGCGTGGGCGAGATCGCCTCGAACATCCAGGGCGTCGCGACCGCCGCCGAGTCGACCACGGCGAGCGTCACCGAGACCTCCAGGGCCTCGGAGGGCCTGGCCCGGCTGTCCGCGGAGCTGCAGGAGCAGGTGAGCCGCTTCAAGGTCTGA
- a CDS encoding chemotaxis protein CheW — MTIIQYATFEVADQLFGLEVSRVQEVLSYSEYTPVPLAPTYVGGLFNLRGQVVAALDLRVRLGLEPTVLDGPAMNIIVRSADESVSLLVDRIGDVVEVESADEEPPPDTLTGPIRSLITGTFPLANRLMLALDASGAVQAANAA, encoded by the coding sequence ATGACCATCATCCAGTACGCCACCTTCGAGGTCGCCGACCAGCTCTTCGGCCTTGAGGTCTCGCGGGTGCAGGAGGTGCTCTCGTACAGCGAGTACACCCCGGTCCCGCTGGCCCCGACCTACGTGGGCGGGCTGTTCAACCTGCGCGGCCAGGTGGTCGCGGCGCTGGACCTGCGGGTGCGGCTGGGCCTGGAGCCCACGGTGCTGGACGGGCCCGCGATGAACATCATCGTGCGCTCGGCCGACGAGTCGGTCAGCCTGCTGGTGGACCGGATCGGCGACGTGGTCGAGGTCGAGTCCGCCGACGAGGAGCCGCCGCCGGACACCCTGACGGGTCCGATCCGCTCGCTCATCACCGGCACGTTCCCGCTGGCCAACCGGCTGATGCTGGCGCTGGACGCCTCGGGCGCCGTGCAGGCGGCGAACGCGGCCTGA